One window of Brevibacillus choshinensis genomic DNA carries:
- a CDS encoding protein phosphatase 2C domain-containing protein, whose amino-acid sequence MKMECISVAGSGKMNEDAYVTNQMKHLFAVVDGVSSLVPYENEAGQTGGAFAAQLVKQHVEEEVGEQSLTELLVGANERLYECMRKQQIDLEKKEALWGAACAVVRVGEAHIEYAQTGDCMIFAVYADDTVRALTYPQVSHLEQVAFAKWESCIQQGMKQRSELMEHCRDILVSNRYLANETGGYGVINGEPACCDFVESGRINRINLRALVLLTDGLFMPRPYAGTEPRWEETVLPIVHKGLQRYTDELLTLENGDPECIRYVRFKKSDDKTGVVLHFF is encoded by the coding sequence ATGAAAATGGAATGCATCTCTGTCGCCGGAAGCGGCAAAATGAATGAGGATGCCTACGTCACGAATCAGATGAAGCATCTTTTTGCTGTTGTGGATGGAGTGTCGTCACTGGTTCCGTATGAAAATGAAGCGGGACAGACGGGAGGTGCGTTTGCTGCACAGCTCGTGAAGCAGCATGTGGAGGAAGAGGTTGGAGAGCAGAGCTTGACAGAATTGCTGGTTGGGGCAAACGAACGGCTCTACGAATGCATGCGCAAGCAACAGATTGATCTGGAGAAAAAGGAAGCCTTGTGGGGAGCAGCCTGTGCAGTGGTCCGCGTGGGAGAAGCGCACATTGAGTACGCCCAGACTGGGGACTGCATGATTTTCGCTGTCTATGCTGACGATACGGTACGCGCTCTGACATATCCACAGGTCAGTCATCTGGAGCAGGTTGCTTTTGCGAAATGGGAATCGTGTATTCAGCAAGGGATGAAGCAGCGGTCAGAGCTGATGGAGCACTGTCGCGACATTCTGGTCTCCAATCGCTATCTAGCCAATGAAACGGGCGGCTATGGCGTCATAAACGGGGAGCCTGCCTGCTGTGATTTTGTGGAGTCTGGTCGAATCAATCGGATCAATCTACGTGCCCTTGTCTTGCTGACAGACGGCTTGTTTATGCCACGTCCATACGCAGGAACTGAGCCGAGATGGGAAGAAACCGTCTTGCCGATCGTGCACAAGGGACTGCAGCGCTACACGGACGAATTACTGACACTTGAAAATGGCGATCCCGAATGCATTCGCTACGTTCGCTTCAAGAAATCGGATGACAAGACAGGCGTCGTTTTGCACTTCTTCTAA
- a CDS encoding glutamate-1-semialdehyde 2,1-aminomutase codes for MNREKSAHLHQQATDVILGGVNSPSRSFKAVGGGAPVTMERAQGAYFWDVDGNRYIDYLAAYGPIITGHAHPHVTQAICEAAANGTLYGTPTPWEVKFATMIREAIPSMERIRFNNSGTEAVMTCIRVARAYTGRVKIIKFAGCYHGHSDLVLVAAGSGPSTLGIPDSAGIPQSIANEVITVPFNDVEAFAEAMNRWGHETAAVLVEPIVGNFGIVTPEPGFLEAVNRITHEAGALVVYDEVITAFRFCYGGAQNLLGVEPDLTALGKIIGGGLPIGAYGGRREIMEQVAPLGPAYQAGTMAGNPASIRAGIACLEVLSQPGVYDEFERLGALLEAGIRQAAQTHGVTIQLNRVKGAMAVYFTDEPVHDYDAAQKADGELFARFFRLMLDEGVCLAPSKYEAWFVTTAHTEKDIRETIAAVERSFAALHA; via the coding sequence ATGAACCGTGAAAAATCCGCACACCTGCACCAACAAGCTACGGATGTGATTCTGGGGGGAGTCAATAGCCCTTCCCGTTCCTTCAAAGCTGTAGGAGGCGGTGCACCCGTCACCATGGAACGCGCCCAGGGAGCGTATTTCTGGGACGTGGACGGAAATCGATACATTGACTACTTGGCGGCATATGGCCCAATCATCACCGGACACGCTCATCCGCATGTGACACAAGCGATCTGCGAGGCTGCTGCCAATGGTACCCTATACGGCACGCCTACCCCTTGGGAAGTAAAGTTTGCCACGATGATTCGTGAAGCAATCCCTTCTATGGAACGGATTCGTTTCAACAACTCCGGTACCGAAGCCGTCATGACATGCATTCGTGTCGCTCGCGCCTATACAGGACGTGTCAAAATCATCAAGTTTGCAGGTTGCTATCACGGCCATTCCGATCTCGTGCTGGTAGCCGCTGGATCCGGTCCTTCCACGCTCGGTATTCCAGACAGTGCTGGGATTCCGCAAAGCATTGCAAACGAAGTCATTACCGTTCCTTTCAACGATGTCGAAGCATTCGCTGAAGCCATGAATCGCTGGGGCCATGAAACCGCTGCCGTACTCGTCGAGCCGATCGTCGGCAACTTCGGTATTGTGACGCCGGAACCAGGCTTCCTGGAAGCAGTAAACCGCATCACGCACGAAGCTGGTGCGCTGGTCGTGTACGATGAAGTGATAACGGCTTTCCGCTTCTGCTATGGCGGTGCGCAAAACCTGCTCGGCGTCGAGCCTGATTTGACTGCGCTAGGCAAAATTATCGGCGGTGGTTTGCCGATCGGGGCATACGGCGGTCGACGGGAAATTATGGAACAAGTCGCACCGCTCGGACCGGCTTATCAGGCAGGAACTATGGCTGGAAACCCAGCTTCGATCCGTGCCGGAATCGCTTGCTTGGAAGTATTAAGCCAACCAGGTGTCTACGACGAGTTCGAGCGATTGGGTGCCTTGCTCGAGGCGGGCATTCGACAAGCCGCTCAAACTCACGGAGTAACCATCCAGCTCAATCGTGTCAAAGGTGCCATGGCTGTGTACTTCACAGACGAGCCTGTCCATGATTACGATGCTGCACAAAAAGCGGATGGAGAGCTGTTTGCACGCTTCTTCCGCCTGATGCTCGACGAGGGTGTCTGCCTCGCACCATCCAAGTACGAAGCCTGGTTCGTCACCACCGCGCATACAGAAAAAGATATCCGTGAAACGATTGCTGCAGTTGAGCGCTCTTTCGCAGCATTGCACGCTTAA
- a CDS encoding flavodoxin family protein — MNVLVLYGSSRDNGNTEQLTQLVLEGVPHTSIRLRDKDIQSIHDQRHDPEGFSSVADDYDEVIKAVLDHDVLIFATPIYWYGMSGHMKNFVDRWSQSLRDKRYNFKQSLGLKQAYVMATGGDEPRVKGLPLIQQFQYIFGFVGMPFEGYIIGEGNKPGDVLEDKRAIADAKILNGLLKGKQ, encoded by the coding sequence ATGAACGTCCTCGTATTGTACGGGAGCTCGAGAGATAATGGGAATACAGAGCAATTGACACAGCTCGTTTTGGAAGGTGTCCCGCATACCAGTATCCGTTTGCGGGACAAAGATATTCAGTCCATACACGATCAGCGGCATGATCCCGAAGGCTTTTCATCGGTAGCCGATGATTACGATGAAGTGATCAAGGCTGTACTGGACCATGACGTCCTTATTTTTGCCACTCCGATATACTGGTACGGAATGTCAGGGCATATGAAAAACTTTGTTGATCGCTGGTCGCAGAGCCTGCGCGACAAGCGTTACAACTTCAAGCAGTCGCTGGGGCTGAAGCAAGCCTACGTAATGGCGACAGGTGGCGATGAGCCGCGAGTAAAAGGGCTGCCTCTCATCCAGCAATTCCAATATATTTTCGGCTTCGTCGGCATGCCATTTGAAGGCTACATCATCGGGGAAGGCAACAAACCGGGAGATGTGCTTGAGGATAAGCGGGCGATTGCGGATGCAAAGATTTTGAACGGGCTGTTAAAAGGAAAACAATAG
- a CDS encoding zinc metallopeptidase has translation MFFHPMDFLIIIAFLLSLWAQFRVKGTFNKFADVPASSGMSGAEAARRMLDANGLTGVPVEHIPGTLTDHYDPMSRVVRLSDPVYFGNSISSLSVACHEVGHAIQHKVSYPMLVARHRIFPVVNLVSGVAPLLLLAGFFFKMAGLLLIGIIFFSAAVAFQLITLPVEFNASSRAKKIMVQMGFIRNHEEKGASKVLGAAALTYVAAALISVLELAKYIMIFRGSDED, from the coding sequence ATGTTTTTCCATCCGATGGACTTTCTGATCATTATCGCGTTCTTGCTGTCACTCTGGGCGCAATTCCGGGTGAAAGGTACATTTAACAAGTTTGCTGATGTACCCGCTTCCTCTGGGATGAGCGGTGCAGAGGCTGCTCGTCGCATGCTTGACGCAAACGGCTTGACCGGAGTGCCTGTCGAGCACATACCGGGTACATTGACGGACCACTACGATCCGATGTCTCGTGTCGTGCGCTTGTCCGATCCTGTATACTTCGGCAACTCGATCTCCTCACTGTCCGTTGCCTGCCATGAAGTAGGGCATGCGATCCAGCACAAGGTCTCCTATCCGATGCTGGTAGCGCGTCACCGGATCTTCCCTGTCGTGAATCTCGTGTCAGGTGTAGCTCCACTGTTGCTCCTGGCTGGTTTCTTTTTCAAAATGGCAGGTCTGCTGCTCATCGGGATTATCTTCTTCTCAGCAGCAGTTGCCTTCCAGCTGATCACGCTGCCCGTGGAGTTTAACGCTAGCAGCCGTGCGAAAAAGATAATGGTTCAAATGGGCTTCATCCGCAACCACGAGGAAAAGGGAGCCAGCAAAGTGCTTGGTGCCGCTGCCCTCACTTACGTTGCAGCCGCTCTGATCTCTGTTTTGGAGCTGGCGAAGTACATCATGATTTTCCGTGGCTCTGACGAAGATTAA
- a CDS encoding glutamate synthase-related protein yields MLNREHKETIEQFHDYHRMEHDSCAIICIIEKQGIPTRTNVDETIRSMIQMEHRSGFINGEGDGCGILTDIPRQLWSHYLNEAGLDGTFAHDPRFAVAHVFVPLSGHDPQAVQDAVRALFVQDDLTILLEKEHAVNSEVLGKNGQRDEPIFWQLAIAAPDGLTETSLASRLFHTHTAIEAAHNVHVASLSSISCVYKLMGSANVLTKYFRDLADAQFVSSTTIGHNRYSTNTLSNFFRVQPFSLLGHNGEINTISKLEEEALMLGVPLVNGGSDSQNLNRTIETFIHRYGLSLFEAMEVVFPPIHHEMKNLPAHLQDLYVYVRQAWGHFAQGPVGIVSRYSSECVFSVDALGLRPLWMVEGPTSLYFSSEQGVISVHDMMSEPKSLAPGEKVGVILHKDRDVEIIAHHKLQQIVYERFTQKVQPEGSRQHLHFAYDIYALSTEPDVATPTSPVYSAFGWDREQVQLVEQMASNGAEPIRSLGHDGPLGALSKERQNLTDYMKESVAVVTNPAIDRDREMEHFSTRITLGSRVPLSSKSGSYQRLELPSPLLLEGQSLQKTAQRNGTHSLEQIIHFFNNHPTSIAILSTHFTEKDGYEAGLKRLRKAAVKAVESGSVLIILDDTDTHQQDKYWIDPLLAVSVVDQSLKAVISEEGINLRRKTSIVLRSGAIRSLHDLALSVGSGADAVSPYLMFATASAKNIDTAPCNLYSALNKGLEKVISTIGIHELRGYGRLFSAIGLRDEVAAALGIVNFCGSEHAGLSFADLQEESIRRHLDFSSETARESKTFHIFPRLWKLIGQMAAGDIPYSDYALKLDENERENPIAIRHTADFAFEKAASHLEPEQVDISVGDHSLPFLISSMSFGSQNETAFRAYPEAADQLNMICMNGEGGEIKDMLGRYRNTRGIQVASGRFGINVELANAAYILEIKIGQGAKPGEGGHLPGSKVTAKIAAARNAAIGSDLISPSNNHDIYSIEDLAQMITELKTANDKAKVCVKVPIVPNIGTIAVGVAKAGADFITLSGFDGGTGAARVHALQHVGLPAEIGVNAAHNALLEAGLRDQVELWADGGVKSAADVVKLMLLGANRIGFGTFAMIAVGCTTCRGCHLDTCHVGIATQIDSMEEAHEKGLRRFVPRQTDLAVSGLKTFFTLFAEEVRRIIATLGFNRAQDLVGHSDLLVQTRMLEKIDLTWLLNVHPLSTATVATTATTEAAEDDRVLVAAGTLVEERVNRYFNDKRPIQETFSHVLSGERVLGSRWAGARVENHLDGSYTSLPEVSLHFVAGSVPGNGLAAYNVQGVNIRVEGGAQDGVGKTSFGGRVSVIKAKGLHGEFVNGSVGKSFCYGAQKGLFLVQGDADSRACIRLSGADVVFGGEITQPIQDHLGGIGARANLKGFAFEYMTSGRAVVLGDPGPWICAGMTGGVVYVKLTPEMGFDKAALERRIAKGAKVFLYNLDQQGLRDIQELLSAYKEELHATGQYETEQRVQTWIEEATSQFVMLTPKKEQADPSVSTE; encoded by the coding sequence ATGCTGAATAGAGAACATAAAGAAACCATCGAACAGTTTCATGATTACCATCGGATGGAGCACGACAGCTGTGCCATTATCTGTATTATCGAAAAACAGGGCATTCCGACTCGGACCAACGTAGATGAAACCATTCGCTCCATGATTCAAATGGAACATCGCTCTGGCTTTATTAACGGCGAAGGGGATGGCTGTGGAATTCTGACAGACATACCGCGCCAGCTCTGGTCCCATTACCTGAACGAAGCTGGACTGGATGGAACATTTGCTCACGACCCTCGCTTTGCGGTAGCTCATGTCTTTGTTCCCCTTTCAGGGCATGATCCCCAGGCGGTACAGGACGCAGTGCGAGCTCTATTTGTTCAAGACGATCTGACCATTTTGCTGGAAAAGGAGCATGCTGTAAACTCCGAAGTACTCGGAAAAAATGGACAACGTGATGAACCGATTTTTTGGCAGCTCGCGATCGCAGCTCCGGATGGATTGACGGAGACTTCCTTGGCCAGCCGCTTATTTCACACACATACTGCGATCGAGGCCGCACACAACGTTCATGTCGCCTCGCTCAGCTCGATAAGCTGTGTCTACAAACTAATGGGCTCAGCGAATGTTTTGACGAAATATTTCCGCGATTTAGCAGACGCACAGTTCGTCTCGTCCACTACCATCGGTCACAATCGTTATTCCACCAATACCTTATCCAACTTTTTCCGCGTCCAACCTTTCTCCCTGCTCGGTCACAATGGAGAGATCAATACGATCAGCAAGCTTGAAGAAGAAGCCCTAATGCTGGGTGTTCCCCTCGTCAATGGCGGTAGTGATTCACAAAACCTCAACCGCACGATCGAGACGTTTATTCATCGGTATGGTCTGAGCCTATTTGAAGCGATGGAAGTCGTCTTCCCGCCGATTCACCACGAAATGAAGAACCTTCCGGCGCATCTACAGGATCTGTACGTATATGTACGCCAGGCTTGGGGACATTTTGCCCAAGGCCCTGTCGGTATCGTGTCGCGCTATTCGTCTGAATGTGTGTTTAGCGTCGATGCCCTCGGATTACGTCCACTTTGGATGGTGGAAGGACCTACCTCCCTGTATTTCTCTTCGGAGCAGGGAGTCATCAGTGTTCATGACATGATGAGTGAGCCAAAATCATTGGCTCCTGGCGAAAAAGTAGGCGTCATCCTGCACAAAGATCGAGATGTCGAGATCATCGCGCACCACAAACTGCAGCAAATAGTCTACGAACGCTTTACGCAAAAAGTCCAGCCAGAAGGTTCCCGCCAGCATTTGCACTTTGCCTATGACATTTACGCCTTATCCACAGAGCCTGATGTCGCAACGCCGACATCTCCTGTTTACAGCGCATTTGGCTGGGACCGCGAGCAAGTCCAGCTGGTGGAACAGATGGCTTCCAACGGTGCGGAGCCGATCCGCTCGCTCGGTCATGACGGCCCGCTCGGAGCACTATCCAAAGAACGGCAAAACCTCACCGACTACATGAAGGAAAGCGTCGCTGTCGTGACCAATCCAGCGATTGACCGCGACCGGGAGATGGAGCATTTCTCCACGCGTATCACGCTCGGTTCTCGTGTGCCTCTCTCCTCCAAATCCGGTAGTTACCAGCGCTTGGAGCTGCCATCTCCCCTTTTGCTGGAGGGACAATCGTTACAAAAAACTGCTCAGCGAAACGGCACCCATTCATTAGAACAGATCATTCATTTCTTTAATAACCATCCGACTAGCATCGCGATCCTGTCCACTCATTTCACAGAAAAGGATGGGTACGAAGCCGGCCTGAAGCGATTGAGAAAAGCAGCCGTCAAAGCCGTGGAAAGTGGGTCTGTCTTGATCATCCTGGACGATACCGACACCCACCAGCAAGATAAATACTGGATCGATCCTCTCTTGGCTGTCTCTGTTGTAGACCAGAGCCTGAAAGCAGTGATTTCGGAGGAAGGCATCAACCTACGGCGCAAGACGAGTATTGTTCTACGCTCTGGTGCCATCCGTTCCTTGCATGACCTCGCCCTGTCAGTCGGCTCCGGTGCTGATGCAGTTTCTCCCTATCTGATGTTTGCCACAGCATCTGCCAAAAATATCGATACAGCCCCCTGCAACTTGTACAGCGCCCTGAACAAAGGGCTGGAAAAAGTCATCTCCACCATCGGCATTCATGAGCTGCGCGGCTACGGTCGACTCTTCTCCGCTATAGGACTTCGTGATGAAGTAGCTGCCGCTCTGGGCATCGTCAACTTCTGTGGCTCGGAGCACGCGGGTCTTTCTTTCGCTGACTTACAGGAGGAAAGTATCCGACGTCACCTCGATTTCTCAAGTGAGACTGCTCGTGAATCCAAGACGTTCCACATTTTCCCTCGTCTGTGGAAGCTGATCGGACAAATGGCAGCAGGCGATATTCCGTATTCCGACTACGCCCTGAAGCTGGATGAAAACGAACGGGAAAATCCGATCGCCATTCGGCACACGGCTGATTTTGCCTTTGAGAAAGCTGCGTCACACTTAGAGCCTGAGCAGGTAGATATCAGCGTCGGAGATCACTCCCTACCGTTTCTTATCTCCTCCATGTCTTTTGGATCGCAGAACGAAACAGCCTTTCGCGCCTATCCAGAGGCGGCCGATCAGCTAAACATGATCTGTATGAACGGAGAAGGCGGAGAGATCAAAGACATGCTCGGGCGTTACCGGAACACACGCGGTATTCAGGTGGCTTCCGGACGCTTTGGAATTAACGTAGAGCTGGCAAACGCAGCCTACATTTTGGAAATCAAGATCGGTCAAGGAGCGAAACCGGGCGAGGGCGGACATCTGCCTGGCTCAAAGGTAACTGCGAAAATTGCCGCTGCACGTAACGCCGCTATCGGGTCTGACCTGATTTCTCCCTCCAACAATCATGACATTTACTCGATTGAAGACTTAGCGCAAATGATCACGGAGCTCAAAACGGCCAATGACAAAGCCAAAGTGTGTGTAAAAGTACCGATCGTACCCAATATCGGGACCATTGCTGTCGGGGTAGCCAAGGCAGGAGCTGATTTCATCACCTTGTCCGGCTTTGACGGCGGAACGGGAGCTGCTCGTGTCCACGCCCTGCAACACGTAGGACTGCCCGCAGAAATCGGAGTCAACGCTGCACACAACGCCTTGCTGGAAGCGGGTCTGCGCGATCAGGTCGAGCTCTGGGCTGACGGCGGTGTGAAAAGTGCGGCAGACGTCGTCAAGCTGATGCTCCTTGGAGCCAACCGCATCGGCTTTGGTACTTTCGCGATGATCGCTGTCGGTTGTACGACCTGCCGTGGCTGCCATTTGGATACGTGCCACGTAGGAATCGCCACCCAGATCGACAGCATGGAGGAAGCCCATGAAAAAGGACTGCGTCGCTTTGTTCCCCGGCAGACAGATTTGGCTGTATCGGGCTTGAAAACATTTTTTACGCTGTTCGCCGAGGAAGTACGCCGGATCATCGCCACGCTCGGCTTTAACCGTGCACAGGATCTTGTCGGACACTCGGATTTACTGGTACAGACACGAATGCTCGAGAAGATCGATCTGACTTGGCTGCTAAACGTTCATCCACTCTCTACGGCAACAGTGGCTACCACGGCGACTACCGAAGCAGCAGAAGATGATCGCGTCTTGGTCGCAGCAGGCACTCTCGTGGAAGAAAGGGTAAATCGTTATTTTAATGACAAGCGTCCCATTCAGGAAACATTCTCTCACGTCCTATCCGGCGAGCGGGTATTAGGCAGTCGTTGGGCTGGCGCACGGGTGGAAAATCATCTAGATGGCAGCTACACCTCCTTGCCTGAGGTCTCTCTCCACTTTGTCGCCGGTAGCGTACCTGGTAATGGCCTCGCAGCCTACAACGTGCAAGGGGTAAACATCCGCGTCGAGGGTGGCGCACAGGATGGCGTTGGGAAAACGAGCTTTGGGGGCCGTGTCTCCGTAATAAAAGCGAAAGGTCTGCATGGGGAATTTGTGAACGGTTCCGTCGGAAAAAGCTTTTGCTACGGGGCGCAAAAAGGACTGTTTCTTGTACAGGGCGACGCCGATTCTCGTGCCTGCATCCGCCTCTCTGGAGCAGACGTCGTCTTTGGAGGGGAAATCACCCAGCCCATTCAGGACCATCTTGGCGGGATCGGTGCTCGTGCAAATCTCAAAGGCTTTGCGTTTGAATACATGACCAGCGGCCGTGCAGTCGTGCTCGGTGATCCGGGTCCGTGGATTTGCGCAGGTATGACAGGTGGAGTGGTATACGTCAAGCTGACTCCTGAAATGGGCTTTGACAAAGCGGCTCTGGAGCGTCGAATTGCCAAGGGGGCGAAAGTCTTCCTGTACAATCTCGATCAGCAGGGCCTCCGTGATATCCAGGAGCTACTCAGTGCATACAAGGAAGAACTTCACGCGACAGGCCAATATGAAACAGAGCAGCGTGTACAGACGTGGATCGAGGAAGCGACCTCCCAGTTCGTCATGCTTACACCGAAAAAGGAACAGGCAGATCCATCTGTATCCACCGAATAA
- a CDS encoding ABC transporter permease: protein MRKLYMELIRMRFLTMLAYRVNYYSGIIIYAINIGAYYFLWGAIYGGQQQLGGLSVEQMTSYVAIAWMSRAFYFNNIDMEIAQDVREGKVAIEMIRPYNYLSVKTAQAFGEGIFRFLFFAGPGIFLISLIIPFSFPATAQGWGLYLISLMFAFLINTQVNLLTGLFTFFLFRNDGMMRAKRVIVDLMSGLVLPISFFPGWAQTVMGFLPFQAINYYPSLIFTGAITSGRAWELIGFQLIWMFIIFVPILILWRLARNRLVVQGG, encoded by the coding sequence ATGCGTAAGCTTTACATGGAACTGATTCGCATGCGGTTTTTGACCATGCTGGCCTATCGGGTGAACTACTACAGCGGAATAATTATTTACGCCATCAATATCGGAGCGTATTACTTTTTGTGGGGAGCGATCTACGGAGGGCAGCAGCAGCTGGGTGGCCTATCTGTCGAGCAGATGACCTCCTACGTCGCGATCGCGTGGATGTCTCGCGCTTTTTATTTCAACAACATCGATATGGAAATTGCCCAAGACGTCAGGGAAGGGAAAGTCGCGATTGAAATGATCCGACCGTATAATTACCTTTCCGTTAAGACGGCGCAGGCATTTGGAGAAGGGATCTTCCGTTTTCTGTTTTTCGCCGGGCCTGGGATCTTTTTGATCAGCCTGATCATCCCGTTCAGCTTTCCCGCGACAGCGCAAGGCTGGGGATTGTACCTGATCAGTTTGATGTTTGCCTTTTTAATCAACACCCAGGTCAACCTGCTGACAGGGCTCTTCACGTTTTTCCTGTTCCGCAATGACGGCATGATGCGCGCCAAACGGGTGATCGTTGACCTGATGTCTGGCCTCGTCTTGCCGATCAGCTTTTTTCCAGGTTGGGCTCAGACAGTCATGGGCTTTCTGCCGTTTCAAGCGATCAACTACTATCCCAGTCTGATTTTCACCGGGGCGATCACATCCGGTCGAGCATGGGAACTGATCGGTTTTCAGCTCATTTGGATGTTCATTATTTTTGTCCCTATCCTGATTCTATGGCGATTGGCCCGCAACAGGCTCGTCGTACAGGGAGGGTAG
- a CDS encoding pyrroline-5-carboxylate reductase dimerization domain-containing protein → MNIGIIGLGSIGQMLVKAFCKSAAVPPEKLVVFNRTREKAERLQAEYNIAIAETAQEVCDQCGVVFVCTKPLDILPLLRELSVSAQTHVVSVAAGVSIADLEGVHTGAVSKVIPTVTSQELRGVSLYACSQRLSDEQREQFLGLLSSISLAQEVSEQEIETATILTSSAPGLIAGILESFAQAAVRKTPELQIDLARRMLVETMLGTAMLLQKEQLGFDQLIERVATKGGITEEGLRVLDKTLPSGFDELFAMTESKHDLLKQLVQKQNTVE, encoded by the coding sequence ATGAACATCGGAATTATCGGATTAGGCAGTATTGGACAAATGCTCGTAAAAGCCTTTTGCAAAAGTGCCGCTGTCCCTCCGGAAAAGCTGGTTGTTTTCAACCGCACCCGGGAAAAAGCGGAACGTTTGCAAGCAGAATATAACATAGCGATAGCAGAGACTGCTCAGGAGGTTTGCGATCAGTGTGGTGTGGTTTTCGTCTGCACGAAACCACTCGATATCCTTCCTCTTTTACGTGAGCTCTCGGTATCTGCCCAGACCCATGTCGTGTCTGTCGCAGCAGGTGTCAGCATCGCTGATTTGGAAGGCGTACATACAGGTGCCGTCAGCAAGGTGATCCCTACTGTTACGTCTCAGGAGCTACGCGGTGTGTCCTTATACGCCTGCAGCCAACGACTTTCTGACGAACAACGGGAGCAATTCTTGGGGCTTCTCTCCTCGATCAGTCTGGCGCAGGAAGTATCTGAACAAGAAATTGAAACTGCGACGATATTGACGAGCAGCGCCCCTGGGCTGATTGCGGGGATCCTGGAATCCTTCGCACAAGCTGCTGTCCGTAAGACACCAGAGCTACAAATCGATTTGGCACGACGGATGCTGGTAGAAACAATGCTGGGAACCGCAATGCTTCTTCAAAAGGAACAGCTAGGCTTTGACCAGCTGATTGAGCGTGTCGCAACCAAGGGGGGTATCACGGAAGAAGGACTCCGTGTTCTCGATAAAACACTGCCCTCTGGTTTCGACGAGCTATTTGCCATGACGGAATCCAAGCATGATTTGCTCAAACAGCTCGTCCAAAAACAAAATACGGTTGAGTAA
- a CDS encoding ABC transporter ATP-binding protein, which produces MIQVKQLQKEFRIHQSRAGLGGAFRDLFSREYKTVKAVDNLSFTVEEGEMFALIGENGAGKSTTIKMLTGILTPSDGDIVINGYVPFKQREDYVRSIGVVFGQRSQLWWDLSPMESFRLLKSVYKVDDTEGDKWLDRLIEELDISPFVSQPVRKLSLGQRMRCEVAASLIHKPRLLFLDEPTVGLDVLVKQKIREFLRNLNETENMTILLTTHDVSDIEALCKRVLVMDKGKLIFDGLLSNLKDRWGNGTEVSFQMKKRTSADDLRRVLGELTCQIEQVNDYTLSVQVARSQEMLPFVLSTVMASFDVSDVKIMETSTEDIVRNIYSTDSEVASHA; this is translated from the coding sequence ATGATTCAAGTAAAGCAGCTGCAAAAGGAGTTCCGCATTCACCAGTCCAGAGCGGGTCTTGGTGGTGCTTTTCGCGATTTGTTCAGCCGCGAATACAAGACGGTAAAAGCGGTCGATAACTTGTCTTTTACGGTGGAAGAAGGAGAAATGTTCGCACTCATTGGGGAAAATGGAGCGGGCAAATCGACAACGATCAAGATGCTGACGGGCATTCTCACCCCTAGCGATGGCGATATCGTAATCAATGGTTATGTCCCATTCAAGCAGCGTGAGGATTATGTTCGTTCGATCGGTGTCGTGTTTGGCCAACGATCCCAGCTCTGGTGGGATTTATCGCCGATGGAGTCGTTTCGCTTGCTGAAGAGCGTCTACAAGGTAGATGACACGGAAGGCGACAAATGGTTGGATCGTTTGATTGAGGAGCTTGATATTAGCCCGTTCGTCAGCCAGCCTGTACGCAAGCTCAGCTTAGGACAACGGATGCGCTGTGAGGTAGCGGCTTCCTTGATCCATAAGCCGAGACTGCTGTTCCTCGACGAGCCGACAGTCGGCCTGGATGTGCTGGTCAAGCAAAAGATTCGCGAGTTTCTGCGTAATTTGAATGAGACAGAAAACATGACGATTCTGCTGACGACGCATGACGTGTCCGATATCGAAGCGCTCTGTAAGCGCGTCTTGGTCATGGACAAAGGCAAGCTGATTTTCGACGGTCTGCTGAGCAATTTGAAAGATCGGTGGGGGAATGGCACAGAGGTGTCCTTCCAGATGAAAAAGCGCACATCCGCAGATGACCTTCGCCGCGTGTTGGGCGAATTGACCTGTCAGATCGAGCAAGTAAATGACTACACATTGAGTGTGCAGGTAGCGCGAAGTCAGGAAATGCTGCCTTTCGTCTTGTCCACCGTAATGGCATCCTTTGACGTGAGCGATGTCAAGATCATGGAGACGAGCACAGAGGATATCGTACGAAACATTTATTCGACGGACAGCGAGGTAGCGAGTCATGCGTAA